A stretch of the Corynebacterium maris DSM 45190 genome encodes the following:
- the nrfD gene encoding NrfD/PsrC family molybdoenzyme membrane anchor subunit — MRIPKIIPDIVNRITGRWSPPATGPSKGKPRLHLDYVDEQKKAEQEEARAAAGKAAEEFADEQAKKRKYRKGGKTGGLEQAMVPDAEFSSYYGRPIVKAPPWGWPIGVYLFLGGIAGGSSLIALGAQVTDNKELLRTTRLSSFVTAAGGSLALVGDLGRPERALNMFRVFKVNSPMSMGSWLLLSFASVSAIQAASEVDELLIEKKKKYTLPLGGVLRKVLRGASAAGATVTGALGPLLASYTGVLFADTSNPAWNGAKNHLPYVFVSSGSLAAGGLALVTTSPENAGPARAFAVGGTAAELVAMKAMKDDMDPTIREVYEKDAPGKLLNLSEVCVIAGAVGAVLGRKNRVVSALSGLSLLTGSALTRFGILHAGHNSVKDPKYVVEPQKRRMEKDRAEGVVTENITTLS; from the coding sequence ATGAGGATTCCGAAGATCATCCCGGACATCGTCAACCGGATAACCGGGCGTTGGAGTCCGCCGGCCACCGGCCCGTCGAAGGGTAAGCCGCGGCTGCATCTCGACTACGTCGACGAGCAAAAGAAAGCCGAGCAAGAAGAGGCTCGCGCCGCCGCCGGTAAGGCGGCCGAAGAGTTCGCCGATGAGCAGGCCAAGAAGCGCAAGTATCGCAAGGGCGGCAAGACCGGCGGGCTGGAACAGGCCATGGTGCCGGACGCTGAGTTCAGCTCCTACTACGGTCGGCCCATCGTCAAGGCCCCGCCGTGGGGTTGGCCGATCGGCGTGTACCTCTTCCTTGGCGGCATCGCCGGTGGGTCGTCGCTGATCGCCCTCGGCGCGCAGGTGACGGACAACAAGGAATTGCTGCGTACCACCCGCCTTTCCTCCTTCGTCACCGCCGCCGGGGGTTCGCTAGCCCTGGTCGGCGACCTCGGCCGCCCGGAGCGGGCCTTGAACATGTTCCGTGTGTTCAAGGTCAACTCGCCGATGTCCATGGGCTCGTGGCTGCTGCTGTCGTTTGCCAGCGTGTCCGCGATCCAGGCCGCCTCTGAGGTCGATGAGCTGCTCATCGAGAAGAAGAAGAAGTACACGCTGCCTCTAGGCGGTGTGTTGCGCAAGGTGTTGCGCGGGGCGTCGGCGGCCGGAGCCACCGTCACCGGTGCATTGGGGCCGCTGCTGGCCTCGTACACCGGCGTGCTCTTCGCCGACACGTCGAACCCGGCGTGGAATGGGGCGAAGAACCACCTGCCGTACGTCTTCGTCTCCTCCGGCAGCCTCGCCGCCGGCGGCTTGGCGCTGGTGACGACCTCTCCGGAGAACGCGGGCCCGGCCCGTGCCTTCGCCGTCGGCGGCACCGCCGCTGAGCTGGTCGCCATGAAAGCCATGAAGGACGACATGGATCCGACCATCCGGGAGGTCTACGAGAAGGACGCCCCCGGCAAGCTGTTGAACCTCTCCGAGGTGTGCGTGATCGCCGGCGCCGTCGGCGCCGTGCTGGGGCGCAAGAACCGCGTGGTGTCCGCTCTGTCGGGGCTGTCGCTGCTCACGGGTTCCGCGCTGACCCGTTTCGGCATCCTGCACGCCGGCCACAACTCGGTCAAGGACCCGAAGTACGTGGTGGAGCCGCAGAAGCGTCGGATGGAAAAGGACCGTGCCGAAGGCGTGGTCACGGAGAACATCACGACGTTGAGCTAG
- a CDS encoding NAD-dependent epimerase/dehydratase family protein, which produces MNNSAGLNLTPMPEPNGVVLVAGDGGLIGSYAARTYHELGWEVHGVSRRDLDVEWTHHRADLLTGEGLPTDVLARVTHLVFGAYIEKPTDAELIEVNDALLQNALDALRDAGAPLKHVTLYQGGKAYGHHLGFFNTPAKETDPV; this is translated from the coding sequence ATGAACAACTCAGCTGGACTGAACCTGACCCCCATGCCCGAACCCAACGGCGTCGTCCTCGTCGCCGGCGACGGCGGCCTCATCGGCTCCTACGCCGCCCGCACATACCACGAGCTCGGCTGGGAGGTGCACGGCGTCTCCCGCCGCGACCTCGACGTCGAGTGGACCCATCACCGCGCCGACCTGCTCACCGGTGAAGGCCTGCCCACGGACGTCCTGGCGCGCGTGACCCACCTGGTCTTCGGCGCGTACATTGAAAAGCCCACCGACGCCGAACTCATCGAGGTCAACGACGCGCTCCTGCAGAACGCCCTCGACGCACTCCGAGACGCCGGGGCGCCGCTCAAGCACGTCACTCTCTACCAGGGCGGCAAGGCCTACGGCCACCACCTCGGGTTCTTCAACACCCCGGCCAAGGAGACCGACCCCGTCTGA
- a CDS encoding Rossmann-fold NAD(P)-binding domain-containing protein, which yields MKANAEQRGFAWTALRPEGVTGYATGNPMNLLMVIGVYAAINKELGLPMRFPGTRAAYDVLYQTTDAELLSRATVWAGSADSAAGETFNVTNGDVFRWSQLWPAFAKHFRMDYAEPQQMSLAEAMPTRRDVWERLVERHGLIDTPFDELVGWGVGDFLFHHEADNITSTVKVRQAGFADALDTQSRLLELFDQLIEAKILPPLTEK from the coding sequence CTGAAGGCGAACGCCGAGCAGCGCGGCTTCGCCTGGACCGCCCTGCGCCCGGAGGGCGTGACCGGCTACGCCACCGGCAACCCGATGAACCTGCTCATGGTCATCGGCGTGTACGCGGCGATCAACAAGGAACTCGGCCTGCCCATGCGCTTCCCGGGGACCCGCGCGGCCTACGACGTGTTGTATCAGACCACCGACGCCGAACTGCTCTCGCGCGCGACGGTGTGGGCGGGCTCGGCTGATTCGGCGGCCGGGGAAACGTTCAACGTCACCAACGGCGACGTCTTCCGCTGGTCGCAGCTGTGGCCTGCCTTCGCCAAGCATTTCCGCATGGACTACGCCGAACCGCAACAGATGTCGCTGGCCGAGGCCATGCCCACCCGCCGCGACGTCTGGGAGCGCCTCGTCGAGCGCCACGGGCTGATCGACACCCCCTTTGACGAGCTCGTCGGCTGGGGCGTCGGCGACTTCCTCTTCCATCACGAGGCCGACAACATCACCTCGACGGTGAAGGTCCGCCAGGCCGGTTTCGCCGACGCGTTGGACACACAGTCGCGCCTGCTCGAGCTGTTCGACCAGCTCATCGAGGCGAAGATCCTTCCGCCGCTGACCGAGAAGTAG
- a CDS encoding glycerate kinase, whose amino-acid sequence MRILIAPDSFKGTFTAAEVADLIAEGVRGAGGRPVHLPLADGGEGALDVLAGALGAELIDVETVDPWHRPIAAQLALAGETAIVELARASGLHHGPGDPVRASTYGTGVLIAAAIDRGAREVLVAAGGSATTDGGTDAVRAITERGGVRGARLTVLCDVTTAFVDAATVFGPQKGAGPEQVKQLTERLDEQAASFPRDPRGVARTGAAGGFSGGMWAHFDAELADGAARVLDVLGFDALLTDVDAVVVGEGRLDGQTAQGKIIDAVLHRVHGRLPVIAVVGSVGDDLGAYAERFAEIIVASDADALRRAGGRVAEFTSR is encoded by the coding sequence ATGCGCATCCTGATCGCCCCGGACAGTTTCAAAGGCACGTTCACCGCCGCAGAGGTCGCCGATCTGATCGCCGAGGGCGTGCGCGGCGCGGGCGGGCGTCCCGTCCACCTCCCGCTCGCCGACGGCGGCGAGGGCGCCCTCGACGTGTTGGCCGGTGCCCTCGGCGCCGAGCTCATCGACGTCGAGACCGTCGATCCATGGCACAGACCTATTGCTGCCCAGCTCGCGCTGGCAGGAGAGACCGCGATCGTGGAGCTGGCCCGAGCCTCCGGGCTGCACCACGGCCCCGGCGACCCGGTGCGTGCCTCGACGTACGGCACCGGCGTGCTCATCGCAGCGGCCATCGACCGCGGAGCCCGTGAGGTGCTCGTCGCCGCAGGCGGCTCCGCCACGACGGACGGTGGGACCGACGCCGTGCGGGCGATCACCGAACGCGGGGGCGTGCGCGGGGCCCGGTTGACGGTGCTGTGCGACGTGACCACAGCCTTCGTCGACGCCGCTACGGTCTTCGGCCCGCAAAAAGGGGCGGGACCGGAGCAGGTGAAACAGTTGACTGAACGCTTAGACGAGCAAGCGGCCAGTTTTCCGCGTGATCCCCGCGGTGTGGCCCGCACAGGGGCGGCCGGCGGTTTTTCCGGCGGGATGTGGGCGCACTTTGACGCAGAATTAGCCGACGGCGCGGCCCGGGTCCTCGACGTCCTCGGCTTCGACGCGCTGCTCACCGACGTGGACGCGGTCGTGGTGGGGGAGGGGCGCCTCGACGGGCAGACGGCGCAGGGCAAGATCATCGACGCCGTGCTCCACCGCGTCCATGGCAGGTTGCCGGTCATCGCGGTCGTGGGCAGCGTGGGAGATGACCTGGGCGCTTACGCCGAACGTTTCGCCGAGATCATCGTCGCCTCCGACGCCGATGCCCTGCGCCGGGCCGGGGGACGGGTCGCGGAATTTACTTCACGGTGA